The Magnolia sinica isolate HGM2019 chromosome 3, MsV1, whole genome shotgun sequence genome includes the window caaacttcgtgtaaaccgtcagatcttgagggctcaccttccgcgcttcccaacagctagcaggggagtagccaatccgttctccttCTTACCCCACTAGAGAACGTGTGCAAGCCTACCGCCCCAACAGGAGTTCCTGCGGTCGGGAGTTacccaccccgtccattagtgtcctatccaaaaaaaatatataaaaaaaaatgaggcaaatcaaaaactcaagcagaccacactataggaaacagtgggaatagaaTACCCAGTTAtaggtcaagctaatatttgtatcttCAATTCATCCCAAGTTAGAATGAgttttatgaacagtttggatggcatataaatatgtCGATGCCCCCAAgagagtttcaatggtggccatttccatctccattgtttcttataaCGTGATCCCCCGCTTAAGTTTCGGAGCTGCCTAATTTTGTGGTTCATGTCCTAACACGAGTTAGAGAAGTATGTTTCTCATGGACATCTTAGTGGACCCAGGTAGTTCCAACCCCATAAACCTAGGGTGACTAGCCTACTAAGAATCTCAGGCCACTGTGATGGTTGTGGCGTCCACTCGAATGGTCTATCATTTTAGCCTGTTTATATTAGAACATGAACTGAAAAGGAAAgttcatccaaaactcaagtaagccataCCACATGTAAGTGTAGGGAGTGCGCGAAAGAAAAGCTAgttggggctcactgtgatgggTGTGGAGGCCCCTTCATCCTTCATTTAAGCCGGTCCATATTAGAAGGCAAGCCCAAAAGTAAACTTCTCCGAAAAGTCAAGTAGGCCATGCTACATGAAAGTGTGAGGAGGGGGACGCCTCCCAATACCTCCTGAGGTCCCCAGTGAgatgaccttatgtacaggttaGTTGACATATAAACATCGTGATGGGGCCATAGATGATGAACTGAGTTAAtgtgtcacatacatcatggtggccccacagcaaTTCCATAATCTGTCCTTTGTTTTGTTTACGGAATGGGATGCAATCATAGGTTAGTATGTGGGGTCTCATGTGGTGTATCTATCAGCAATCCTGTTATTCAGATTAAATCACCCGGAGGAAGAGGATATGCAAAATTgaacatgataataataataaaaaaaaaaactcagatgggccacaagtagtGGGTGTTTCCTAGCAAATTTATATCCTTTCCGTTGGTGTGACCCATATGGACCACAAATAGTGGATGTTTCCTAGCAAATTTATATCATTTCCATTGGTGTGACCCGTATGAGCTTTTAATTGGACTTGTCTTTTGTACCATTCGAATAATAGTTCTCACCTTATGAATAAAGTAGATATTACATGTGCcacatggtggacccacagagctcGGCTTGTGTGTTTTACACACGATATTTCTGGTGGCTACACTGAGGAGGAGAAGTTGACATGGGCTGTGTTAAACTTTATGAGGCCCATCACATTGTTACACACGCACACATTATTTTATGTTTGCATTCATATGATATGACTTTTCATGATGATGTATATACATAGATATTTAGATTGGCCATCGTAATGAGAAATAGTCGATATTCACCTATTAAAGGGTTGGTCCACTTCTCACATGGTATAAATTATTGTGCATGTATGCACAATAGGGATAATGCATTTTAAGATACATATACATATTAGATATACTTTTACCTTGATTTACAAGATAATCAAAATGAGATCTCACACAAATCAGCTCCGTACTTGGTCAAATCATGTAATACTATGTATTGTAGCagggatttattattatttgattaATTGGATCCCAAGTGGTGATCACGTAGACAACAAATGTTTGATTGTTAATTATGTATAAATTGAGCCACATTTGCAACAAGACCAATTACTTGTAAGTGATGTATTGATTCCAATTTAACCCTTGTATAAGTATGCTAGTCTTGTATGTGACTCTTGTATCTTCGTTACTCAATGCTATGTGGCAAGATTAAGATAAGAAGATGTTACTTCGGTGTGCATTGTCAAGGTCATGTGCACAGATTCTGCTAGgtcaaaagcatgttagaaaaGCAGCCAAATCAAAATGAGTCAAAGATGGGTTGAAGGAAGATTATAGATGATCACAGAGAAATGATGAAGCACATGAGATTTATCTAAGGCATCTGATCAGACAAACAGATGTATTttattgcaaatttttttttttttttaacagttcatatattattaaattattatttaaaatgagTTTTGATCAATTAAGTTTGCAAAtataaaacacattcaatttCAAAAGCAGGTAAATGTATGTCACGATCAAAGCATTATGATTTGTGCGTGTGCACATATTAAATCAAGCATGTTAGATTGAGTATGATTAGATTATTGGTCTAAAACAACATTAGGAGATGGGGACGAATTGTTTCTGGTCCATTTGTGAATTTAATACGATATTATTTCCAAAGAAGGATTACAATCTCATTTACTGAAGTGTGTAGGTTGGCTTTTCTAATTAGGAGAGTAATGATTGGGTATATCTTATTATTACAATAGAGAAGGGATTCTAGAGTTGATCTCTAATTGAAATTTCTCTACAATGAATGTTTACAAATATAAGTGAAGGGTTGAACTTTAAGACACTTCTCTCTCCTTCCAACCTTAACCATTTCTATTCCCTTGTAGAACCCTAGCCTACCATATTAAAAGGTCTCATAGTAAGCAGAGTATTTTCTTTCCTCATGTGATTGAGAATTCATATTttcagtagttttttttttttttttaataatctttaTGCATGTTTCCATGCAGTGAGGAAAATGACCGTGGTTTCACATTTCAAAGTAAtttcaatttttgaaatttttacaaTTGTCATTTTTTTTTGGCAATTCCACTGGTATCAAAGTGATTAGGCCGACAAATGTCTTCAGTGAATGGTgttgaaaattttatagggccTGGACTATtaggaattttgaaattttgttccaTACTGTCTTTGGCCTTGTTCAACATCACTTGAGTCATATCATTTGTTATGCTTATCATTGCCATATAGACTGATGTATGAATTATATATGATACCTCATCATTCAAGCTAAAATCACACCTCCAACATTTGAACTTTATTTAATAAATGTATATCAATTCTCTTATATCATTAAATACTTTTATTTTGCCATTCATGCCAATgaattctaattttggattattattttttaattcaatCACAGATTGGCATTTCAAGGCATGGTAATAGCTTTGCGGTTCCTTGCGATGTTTGTGCAACATCCGCTCTACATTGGTTTTACAAGAACATGTTAGGAGATGAGTgcatattgaaaaattcaaatgaGCTATACCACAAGAAAATGAAAATGCCAactgaaacctttttaggcccatCAATGGGTTTACATTCCATCTAAATGGTTTGTAAGAGCATGAATggcagcttaatctaaaacttgtgtgtaccctaagaaagtttcaatggtggtgtTCAATCCCACCATACctgatggtgtggtccaatttagtTCTGAATCTGCCTAAATTTGGAGCTGCAGACTTTCCTTATCATCCACGGTGTAAAGACATTTCACCAACAGTCGAAAACAAACTGATGAAAAACCAATCAGAAAAATAACACAAATTACAGGTAATCtacatcatcatcttagcctttcttcCAGTAATTTGGGGTCTGGTAACAAATTACCGATCATTACAATAACCAAAAAAAATCAACATGCTTGATGCTTCAGAATTAAAAGGCCACACACAGGTGAATCATCACTCGGCCATGTTTTTTAACCGTGCCTGTAGTAATACTGCAATCTATCAGGAAGGAGTAATACTGCAATCTATAAGGAAATCCAACTGGGCAGGCTTCTGTGTTTGGGGAGTCCAGCTATTAAGAGCAGAAGAGGACAACCATCCCCAGCAGAGTACAGATAGACAATGCTCCACTGCTTGGCTGAAGTATCTGAACCACAACAGGTAAGATCCCCATATCGCATCTGCATCCCAATTTTGCAGTGGCAGCTacacattaaaaaaagaaaagaaaagagagagagagagagagagaggggattaaTAAGCATTCCCATGTTACCCCAACCGAGGGTGATCCAGTTGGTGGGCCTTTTATGGGGTACTCACAGTTTCAGAATTCAGTGACGGGACATGGAACTCACCAGATTCCATGAAAGACAGGTAGCATCCAACTCTTTCCCACTGTCAGGCCACTTGAGTAGGACATCCGCAGTATGCAAATGGTAGGTCTTATCATGGAGGTCGCACCTCTcaaaaaataaagttcttacacaaTAAGTGGGCTACACTTGTATGCTGAGTCCGACCATTAATTGTCCACCGTTttcaacagtgtggcccacctgatatgcagaccggcctgatttttgaacCAGGTGATCTTTGTTCATTGGGCCTAACATTTTCGTGGCAgagatgtcctacacaagtggcatatTGGTGGGAAAGATGTACTGCATTAGAAGTTAGCATACAACCAACTGTAGGTGATCAATTCTATATTAACTTGACATTTACTACTATAAATATTTCTAATTTAATTATAAACTACCAAGTTGAGTCAAATAAAGATTCCTTGGATGAGTTTCTAGTCAAATAAAAATGAGTgcaagggagggagggagggagaataTGAGCGAGGGTTGGGAGGACAGCCtcttctcacttttttttttttaattaatgccCCTCCTCACTTTTATAAAGACGAATGAAAATGCATTCCATACTCCACTAAACATGCACACACTAATTCACTAATTTCACTACCaataacgagagagagagagagagagagagagagagagagatgcaaatgAGGAGACTGGACCTTACCCCTCGAACCCCAAGAACAATAAGAGCCAATCCTTCCCAACAAAACATAGAATCACTTGATTCTGATATTAAAAACCGCTGACCTATCAGCAAACAAGGCATCTCCAATGGTAAGTGTTAAAAAAATGATTATGCCGGAATCACAAACAAAATTGACTAAAGCTTCTGTTATAAAGTTACCAATGTATTCCTTAATGgtaatgttacctttatgatacgggctGTAATAATGGCCGCTAcagtctctttcttttatagaaaaaaaaaaaaacccaaaaacccTGTATTGGCCCTGCAATGGACCATTACAGCCTTTATGGGAGGCGTAACGAGCTGTTAAgggggctgtaacagccgttacaagtcttttttctttttttcctataatggccattacgaccccataacgtgtaacggttgccaccattactttCACGTAACGGCTTTCACGgccccgtaacagccattacgaatTTACGATACACCATAAAAGAAACACTCCCAAGACTAAGGTCATACATCCCCTTTAGAGCACACATCAACTAAAAATTTTAAATCACTTTCAATTATTTTGCCTTACAAGTTTCCAACAAAGCTCAGATTTCTGCTACTGTCTTGCCTTGCAAGCTTTCAGCCTGCCCAAGAAAGCTTGAATTTCTGCAATGGTCTTACTACAACGGTAGCAAGCAAATCTCAAAATTCTCGCTTTTCCACCTCCATTTCCACCTCATAAACCAAGACTAGGGGAATTCCTCTTAAGCCATTTGAATGGAATCCAGAACCATCCCCAATATTTAAACACTATCAGGAATGGGGAATAAGTTCCACTGTACAGCAGACTATCAAGTGCCAGGGTGTCAGAGAAGTAtgtaagaaaagaaaaagtacaCTTGCTTGGTCAGAATGAGGTGTGCAAACCACAGGATTTGGAGGGATGGGAATTAAAAATATCAAGCGATGAAGACCGCACTGCTAGGaaaatggatttggagatttggcATGGAAGATAATAGCCTCTGGAAACAAACCAtatcatgcaaatatcaattgTAGCAGGGAGGATGGTATACCTAAAACTCTTCGTTGTATAGAGCCCCAAGTATTTTGAAGGTAGTGATGGGAGTATACCTTGAATTTAGAAAAGGTGTATACCTTGTTGTGGGTGAAGAAGGTGATTAGGTTCAAGGAAGATGCATGGCTCTATGAAAGATCTATTTATTTGGATTGGGACAGGTTTGACAGAATATCTAGCTACAAGGGAGAACTATTAGGGGCGTGATGCCATGATATCCTACATTCTGTAGGAACTTCATAGATAAGGAGAGAGAAGATTCTGCCAGGCACTAAGACCAGATGCGCAATTTTGCAATATCTAACCATAGATGGCGATGGAAAGAAATAAAAGCAAGATCATTCTCAGTTAAAATATTTTTACTGGATGATGAGTTCTGGTGGAAGATCAGTGCATCTCGATCCGATAGCACGCATGTGGTGGTATCCAGGTCCACCAAAGGTGGGAGTGTTTGGATCAAGGTATGCAAAATGAGTAACACAATGGTAATGACACAGGCCATTCCTGTGCCAAAAAACTATCAGATATAACTGGCCTGTAACAGTCCATTATGAAGGATGTGTAATGGCCCATATATATAAGTCCCCAAAAGGAAgttgtttttcatttttccacCAATTTCTCCCTCTTTTTGATATTTTTGCTTCTTGAGACTGTTTTTAAGGTATTTTCAACTAGATTTGtgcaattttttaaattaatgCACAAATTTTAAGACATTTTCAAAGAATCAAAGATTCAGGGCCAAACTTGGAGAAAATTGAAAACTTAGTGCAATTTAAGCCCACTAGATTTATTGGACTTTCGGGTTGCTCCTGCCATGGGCCAGGGTTGttgtatatttttttcatttctttttcttcttttgttctcttttttcttttcttctctttgtttTCTGGTGCCTTTTGTTTTGGTTCTGCAGCTTTTTTTCTCTGTTGcttctgtttcttttttttcctttttttttttttttaaagtagtaaTTTCATTAAAAGACAAAAAGCCAATATGTACAAAAGAATATTAGAAACCCAATAAACGCAACGCTATTTGCACCCCAACAAGAGTTGCAACAAACTATTCGATCCCTCCTAAAAACATATATCGCTTTCTCGCTCTTGTTCTTGAAACATCGACCATTTCTTTCTAACCATAATGCCCAAAGACCTGCTAGACGAGTCAATCACCATGTCTTTTTCTTTGAGTTCCCTATAACCCCTCCATGCCAAGTTAGCAGGAAATCGTCTATAGGGGCAGGAAGCACCCGAAGAACCCCAAATAGCTAAAAGAAATGGTTCCAACCTCCCTTGCAAAAGGACATAGTAAGAACAAATGATTCACTGATTCTGCATCTTGGAGACAAAGGAAACATACATTTAGAAGAACCATGTTTCACTTACAAAGATTATCAATTGTTAGCACCTTGTTCCTTCCAACTAGCCATCCAAAAACAACAACCCCGTATTGTCGTACGTATGTCATCGAAGATATCCCCACGTTTCCCTCACCCTCGGTTAGAAACCAATACAATAATTTAACTGAAAAAAATCCTGCTTTATCTTTTAACCATCTTAGCGAATCCGTGTTTGAAGAAACCAGAGAAGCCTCTGCCAATAGTTGGAGAAGCCTAATAAAATCTTCGATTTCTTCATCTCGGAGATGGCTTGTACAAGGGGGAGCCCAAATGACTTTATCACCCCTCCGTGAGAAACAACTAGAAACCTTCATATTTGGCACCTTAGCTAACCCTGCCAATCTTGGGAAGTTGGTTGCCAATGCAGTCTACCCTAACCACCTATCCTCCCAAAAGCAAATGTCTTTCCCATTCCCCAACTCAAAACCTATCACTTCCCACACCCTTTGTTTTAGGGACGCCACCAACTTCCATAAATAAGAGGCACGATACAAAGAAGGTTTTGTCCACCACCCACTCTCATCCACCCCATATTTCCTTTCTATCATCTCCCTCCATCGAGCTCCACCCTCTATCCCAAACCTCCACACCCATTTTCCTAGCAACCCTAGATTCATTTCCTCTAATTTCCTCAATCCTGCTCCTCCTTGATCCCTCGGTTTGCATACATCTTCCCACTTCATGAGATGAAACTTATGTTTCTCTTCCAATCCTTTCCATTTAAAAAAATCCCTTCTTCATCTTTCGAAAGTATTCAACGCTGATTTTAGACACTTGAATAATGACATAAAATAGACTGCAAGATTAGACATAGTATTTATCATAATCATTCTCCCACCTACAGATAGATAACTCAATTTCCATTTGGATATCTTCCGATCACATCACTCGACAACAATATCCCACATGTGCCTTGTTGGTTTGCCTATACACAATGGAAGGTTGAGGTAAGTCAGAAAAGATCCAACCAAAAATGGACGAGAAAAATTTTGTATCTTCTTTAGAGATCCCAACTCCAAGAATCTCGCTTTTGCTATTTGCTAATATTCACCTTCAACCCGGAAACTGCCTCGAAAGAAACTACAATCGACCTAAGATTCTGCACTTTAAAACTATTTTCCTTACAAAATAGAAGTGTTCATCTGCATATTGTAAATACGAAATCTGAAATTTTAATTTATCTACCCCAAATCCTTCCACCAGACctatctcttctcctttctctaacATTTTTCTAAGGGCCTCCATCACAGAAACAAAAATTCTTCTAATAAAATTTTCTCCtttcgacaaaaaaaaaaaaaaagaaaaaaaagaaaaaagaaaaaaggtaagCTTTTCTTGCTGCAAATGTATTGATTCAACATTATATTACCAAATCGACCAATCTTGCTAGAATTGTGTTCGATTTTGCCACTttatataatttttcttttcttttcttttcttttgtatttttgctAGTTTTTATATAATTTCCAGCAACTTTTTAAAAGTTTTATCTTTTGCAAAATGTTTGGAGTGTAGATTGTTCAATTACATGTATGAAGTTTAAATCTAAATATGCACACACTAAATCAATgttcttcatttctttttctattttttgatatttttgggAATTATAGGTTATTTTTTAGATGAATAGTGGCACTTTCTCCTCAAATATCTGAGGGGATTTTTATCAAATGCAAAgtatatgcattagtgggatgaatccCATAGATTACATGAATTTCATGCCATTTAAGGGCCGTCCAAGTGTAACAACATCGCCCCAAcactatttatctatttttttttttcttgaatttcttaAGGGGGGTGGTGTCAAATAGTTAGGGATATGTGTTAGTGGGTTCACATATTGCATGAATTTCGATTGTTTTGGGGGCATTCTAATGTACCCAAATCGGCCTAACAATATTCGTTCGAattcaattttaatttttttttctcaaatttcttgAGGGAAATTGTGTCAAATGATTAGAGATATACATTAGTGGGATGAGTCCCACAGATAGCATAAATTTCAGGCGTTGGGGGTATTTAAGTGTTCCCAAATCAACCTAACATTATTCATccgaatttaattttaatttttcctcaaatttcttaAGGCAAATAGTGCCAAatggatatgcattagtgggatgaatccCACAGATTACAAAAAATTCAGATCATTTTGGGGGCATTAGAGTGGTCCCAGATCGGCCAGGCACTATTCATCcgaatttcaatttcaatttctagtttgtatTTGTTTAAGATAATGTTGTTTTaacattatatatttatattttagtaGGAGCTTGGGGCTTCGGGGCTAGCTTGGGGTAGACGACTTGAGTCACTAGACAGCTATGGCCCACGAGTTGGTTTAATACAAGGAGAGTTTGGCGATACTTGCTTAGAATTGTGACTTGTGAGTAGAAAATATGGCAGGGATTCCAGGTAATGAAGATATTAGATGGCAAGATTATGAGAGAATACGTAGGATTCGGCACGTGATGAAATGCAATTACTATGGCAGATTAATAACTGGAGGAATTACACCTGAACTATGACTACCCGGTTTGCAGGTTAGTTCATGATTCAAAGATCAAATGACCACTAAAATTATTTGCAATAAAATTTTCCATTTGTATCAATCAAGATGATGAATATGGTACCCAATTTATAACAGTTTTTCGATAAAAAGATTTTGACCATGCACCAAAACTAAGATGGAAGCAattattttcttcaaaaaaatcAAGCATCGCCATTGTAACTACTGGTTTATTCCTATACCTGGGTGAAATGTGACAAAAGCATTCCatgaaaaaccaaacaaagactTGCTCATTGGAGCAAATCAAAAGTTTATAGACCTGAAAACGCATATGCATATATAGACAAAGTAAGAATGCGTTTGGATATACAACTGACTTGGATTGTGATAGCTAAGCCGGGACAGTcccaaattgcaattgcattcaTTTTAAGTTGGCCGTGTAATGGAAACAATTGCAATAGTGCGAGCCAATGTTTCCAATTGAATTCGACATTGTCAAAAGACTCATCTGGTCTACAAAACACTTGCTGGAGATAAAATTCAATGTCTCTTTCTTAGTGCATGAGATGAAAGGTTTATGAATTCTAATATCCATCATTAGATCAACACAAGTTATATATAGAAGTTAAGCAATTCATACGCATAAGTAACTGTAATCATGTACCATGTGGCCGATGCAAAACTTCAAAACCAAAACTTGCCCTCCCTCCTTCATGtagatcacaaaaaataaaataaaaaacaaagaagactagataaattgcagaaaaggagaggaagaaaatAATAAAGAAGTACAAGCAGGAAAAATTAAGCGCATATGAAATTTTCAAGGAAAATTTGAAAACAGCATGAAACTAAAATTGAACCTCGTGTTAAAACatgtagtaataataataatgacaagaataataataataaggaaaacgATGACAATACAACTTAAGTTAACCATGGAAACTTGGAAAAATAGAATGTGGggaaaaaatgaagtacattaaGCACTGACCTTCTATCCGTTCGCATTACCCAAATAAAAGCAATTTTGTGCAAGAATTTAAGAAATGACAACCACCAAATAAACTAGGGTTAGAAAGCAAATCTAACAAGGAGAAGGAGAGACTAAAAAGAGAGGAAGATAGAAATAGAAGAAGGTTGAGAGATGAAGATGCAGTACCTCTAGAAGTTTGAAGGAAGAGATCGCATAGAGTATGGAACATCTCCCATGAGCCCCTTGATCTTCTGCTGTAGAAGTAAAGAACAACATTTTATGAGGGTCTAAAACTACACATCTTATTCTGAACTGGGACTACTGCACGCACGCATGCACACctctaataaaaataaagaaaaccctTTTGACTTGCTGCTAATAAAACTACATCCAACTAACAAGCATCATCACAGTCAGCAAATCTGACCTATTAGAAGTGGCAGAGATACAAAGTAGAAGGGGATTGCTTGGGATGCATATACAAATAGTGTGACTACTGACTACAAAGCAGGAGCAGCAATTTTTGTAGCTTTGTGAAAGTGCATTCTTGAGACTCCAGATTCATGGCATGCCAGGGATAAGGGCTATTGTTTTCAACTCAAGAAATCCCTATGTTTGCTTAGGAATCTTATTTGAAGTACAGAAATCTTCATATGGCTTGAAACTCTCTTGCC containing:
- the LOC131241326 gene encoding uncharacterized protein LOC131241326 isoform X2, with translation MFHTLCDLFLQTSRGQRFLISESSDSMFCWEGLALIVLGVRGMRYGDLTCCGSDTSAKQWSIVYLYSAGDGCPLLLLIAGLPKHRSLPSWISL
- the LOC131241326 gene encoding uncharacterized protein LOC131241326 isoform X1; amino-acid sequence: MFHTLCDLFLQTSRGGRASFGFEVLHRPHGQRFLISESSDSMFCWEGLALIVLGVRGMRYGDLTCCGSDTSAKQWSIVYLYSAGDGCPLLLLIAGLPKHRSLPSWISL